A window of Quercus robur chromosome 12, dhQueRobu3.1, whole genome shotgun sequence genomic DNA:
CTCCAAAATACTTAGGGACAAAAACAATTATCTATTTGTAAGTATAAAATCATTAATCCAACAAATCAAATGATCAAGTATAAATTCTAAagatttttacattaaaaagcCTGCTATGCTGGAACAGGATGTCATTTTACTATACTACAAGAAGGAAGCTTGGTGTTAAGGTGTAGCATTGAATCAAACCAACTTTAACTTCTATTAGTTTTATAGGTTCCTTTCACGACTAGAACTGCATTGCTCTTTCTCAATGACAACCATTGCTAACCATTCTCAGCTGATTAATAGACTCAATTGGAATATACAGGCCCACTTCATAACCATAGGAGATGACAATACCATGCTTGTGGTAGCATATCCACTGATGACTGACCAGTTCAAAAGGTAAAATCTTTAAGAGATTTGTCttaactcaaataaaaaaatgtctcTGGAAGGTGAAAATGTGTAGGATGAGCCTCACCAATATATGCTTCTATACAATAAACAGAACTTCCCCAAACTTCAATATTTCACCCACTTTCTTACGATTCACCTACTGTCACATATAGGAGAGATAACATATCATCCACTTGTGAGTGTAATTTATTTCCTGACAGGAACACGTGAGCTTTCCCTTTCAGCATTATCCAACTACAGCCAGGAGCCTTTCTAACACCCTTCAGTTTCATCTCCTTCCTCAACATTGTCTCCTCCACATGCCGTCCATTTGCTGCATATATGTTACAAAGCACCACATGGGCAGGTGCATTTAAAGGATCCAGCTCAAGGATGCATTTGGCTGCACGCCTAGCAGTCTCAGCATTTGTCTCATGGAACCCACAGACACCAAGCAGTGACCCCCAAATAGCATAATCAGGTTCAAGAGGGAGCCTCAAGACTAACTCCTCTGCTTCTTTTACTTTCCCAGCTCGGCCTAAAAGATTAATCATACAAATATAATGCTCCAAACCTGGTTGAATTGCATAAGCATCACTCATGGCACTAAATAACTCCCACCCTCGATTCACCAACCCTGCATGGCTACATGCTGATAGGACACCCAAAAAAGTAACAGAATTTGGGTGGTTCCCAGATCTAAGCATGTCTTCAAATATTGTCAGAGTTTCATTTGCCAGCCCATGATGTGAAAACCCCATGATCATGGAATTCCAAGAAATCGAATCCCGGTAAATCATGTTTGAGAATATGCAATATGCATCCTCTATCTCCCCACATTTTGCATACATTGAGATCAGAGAATTTTCAAGAATCAAGTCAAATTCATATAATGTTTTCATCAGCATGCAATGGAATTGCCTCCCCTGATCAAGTTGTGACAATGCACCTGTGGCTCCAAGAAGAGTAGAATAAGTAGAATTTAGAGGTGAAATACCCTGAGCTCTCATTTCCGAAAATAAGTGTGTAGCTTCTGCAAAAAGCTCATTTTGGACATGCCCTGAAATCATTGCAGTCCATGCAACTGCATCTCTCTCAGGCATATTGTAAAAAAGATGGCATGCCTTTGATACTTGCCCAAAACTGAGATAGCCATTTATCATAGAAGTCCATGAGATCTTATCTCGAACAGGTACCACATCAAACAAATTTTGAGCCTTTTCCAGCTGTCCAATGCGAATATAGCCATTTATCAAAGAATTATAAGATTGAACAATACATTTATTAGGGTTCTTCGAACAAATATAGTGTGCAAAGTCCATCATACCAAACATAGAGTACATGTGAAGGAGGCTTCTAGATAACCTGCCATCATAATCATTGCAGTCCCAACTGTTAATAATCAGCTGAGCATGTAATTGCATGCCTAGACGAGGAAAACGCATTCCAGTACAAGCATAGGCAAGTGAAACGAAAGTCTCCTCATTTGGTTTTAAGTCAAAACACCCTCTCATTTCACGAAAAAGCAACAAAGCTTCTTTATAGAAGCCATTCCAGGTGAACCCACCAATCATGGCTGTCCAAGAAACGACATTCCTCTCAGGCATTATCCTAAACAGACAATACCCCTCTTCCACACTGCCCACCCTACAATAACCAGCAATCATGGTAGTCCAAGTGACCACATTCCTTTCTTGCATCTCATCAAACAAAACTTTTGCTTCTTCCATTCTACAACACTCAGCATACCCTGCAATCATAGCATTCCAAGAAACTACATTCTTATCGGGCATTTGCTGAAAAATCATCCTTGCTTCCTCCAAGTTCCCATTCCTAATCAACCCCACCACCATCGAGTTCCAAGACACAACATTCCTTTCAGGCATCTCTTCAAACAACCTCCTCGCCCCATCAATCCTCCCTGCATCTGCCAACCCACAAAGCATCGAAGTCCACGACACAACATTCCTTTCTGGCATCACCTCGAAGAACCGCCAAGCCTCACTCAACCTCCCATTCTGTACATAACCTGACAACATCGCATTATAAGTAACAACATTCCTCTCAGGCATCATGTCAAACAGCGCCCGGGCTTCGTCAACAAAGCCATTCTTCGAGTACTTGGACAGCAGCGAAGTCCAGTGAACAAGTCGGTCATGTTGG
This region includes:
- the LOC126709185 gene encoding pentatricopeptide repeat-containing protein At1g32415, mitochondrial isoform X2 translates to MLDELPHRDQHDRLVHWTSLLSKYSKNGFVDEARALFDMMPERNVVTYNAMLSGYVQNGRLSEAWRFFEVMPERNVVSWTSMLCGLADAGRIDGARRLFEEMPERNVVSWNSMVVGLIRNGNLEEARMIFQQMPDKNVVSWNAMIAGYAECCRMEEAKVLFDEMQERNVVTWTTMIAGYCRVGSVEEGYCLFRIMPERNVVSWTAMIGGFTWNGFYKEALLLFREMRGCFDLKPNEETFVSLAYACTGMRFPRLGMQLHAQLIINSWDCNDYDGRLSRSLLHMYSMFGMMDFAHYICSKNPNKCIVQSYNSLINGYIRIGQLEKAQNLFDVVPVRDKISWTSMINGYLSFGQVSKACHLFYNMPERDAVAWTAMISGHVQNELFAEATHLFSEMRAQGISPLNSTYSTLLGATGALSQLDQGRQFHCMLMKTLYEFDLILENSLISMYAKCGEIEDAYCIFSNMIYRDSISWNSMIMGFSHHGLANETLTIFEDMLRSGNHPNSVTFLGVLSACSHAGLVNRGWELFSAMSDAYAIQPGLEHYICMINLLGRAGKVKEAEELVLRLPLEPDYAIWGSLLGVCGFHETNAETARRAAKCILELDPLNAPAHVVLCNIYAANGRHVEETMLRKEMKLKGVRKAPGCSWIMLKGKAHVFLSGNKLHSQVDDMLSLLYVTVGES
- the LOC126709185 gene encoding pentatricopeptide repeat-containing protein At1g32415, mitochondrial isoform X1; the protein is MPAFSFRVVHLSSLSKISAKLQCRFIYARHFETQVAFSKTHYRKLTNHDSQLLHYLSKYRLQDARNMLDELPHRDQHDRLVHWTSLLSKYSKNGFVDEARALFDMMPERNVVTYNAMLSGYVQNGRLSEAWRFFEVMPERNVVSWTSMLCGLADAGRIDGARRLFEEMPERNVVSWNSMVVGLIRNGNLEEARMIFQQMPDKNVVSWNAMIAGYAECCRMEEAKVLFDEMQERNVVTWTTMIAGYCRVGSVEEGYCLFRIMPERNVVSWTAMIGGFTWNGFYKEALLLFREMRGCFDLKPNEETFVSLAYACTGMRFPRLGMQLHAQLIINSWDCNDYDGRLSRSLLHMYSMFGMMDFAHYICSKNPNKCIVQSYNSLINGYIRIGQLEKAQNLFDVVPVRDKISWTSMINGYLSFGQVSKACHLFYNMPERDAVAWTAMISGHVQNELFAEATHLFSEMRAQGISPLNSTYSTLLGATGALSQLDQGRQFHCMLMKTLYEFDLILENSLISMYAKCGEIEDAYCIFSNMIYRDSISWNSMIMGFSHHGLANETLTIFEDMLRSGNHPNSVTFLGVLSACSHAGLVNRGWELFSAMSDAYAIQPGLEHYICMINLLGRAGKVKEAEELVLRLPLEPDYAIWGSLLGVCGFHETNAETARRAAKCILELDPLNAPAHVVLCNIYAANGRHVEETMLRKEMKLKGVRKAPGCSWIMLKGKAHVFLSGNKLHSQVDDMLSLLYVTVGES